The following are encoded together in the Triticum dicoccoides isolate Atlit2015 ecotype Zavitan chromosome 6B, WEW_v2.0, whole genome shotgun sequence genome:
- the LOC119323638 gene encoding linolenate hydroperoxide lyase, chloroplastic-like, producing MLPSFSPAATAVATPPPPKPIPGGYGAPVLGPLRDRLDYFWFQGPEEFFRRRAAQYRSTVFRANIPPTFPFFVGVNPRVVSIVDTAAFTALFDPELVDKRDCLIGPYNPSDSFTGGTRVGVYLDTEEPEHERTKAFAMDLLRRSSRVWAPEFLEGVDGMLAAIESDLAAGKEGGASFLVPLQKCIFRFLCKAVASADPAAEDLVDRYGLFILDVWLGLQLVPTQKIGAIPQPLEELLLHSFPFPSILVKPGYDLLYRFVAKHGAASVAVGVKDHGMTDKDAINNILFLLGFNAFGGFSVFLPFLILQVGKDAALRARLRDEVRAALEQHNGQVGFASVRGMPLVRSTVYEVLRMNPPVPLQFGRARRDFVLRSHGGEGFSVAAGEMLCGYQPLAMRDPAVFDRPEEFVADRFVGAEGEALLRYVYWSNGPETGEPTAGNKQCAAKDVVVATACMLVAELFRRYDDFECDGTAFTKLQKRQPS from the coding sequence ATGCTGCCGTCCTTCTCACCGGCGGCCACGGCGGttgcgacgccgccgccgccgaagccgatCCCGGGCGGCTACGGCGCGCCCGTGCTGGGGCCGCTCCGGGACCGGCTGGACTACTTCTGGTTCCAGGGCCCCGAGGAGTTCTTCCGGCGGCGCGCCGCGCAGTACCGGAGCACGGTGTTCCGGGCCAACATCCCGCCGAcgttccccttcttcgtcggcgtgaACCCGCGCGTGGTCTCCATCGTGGACACCGCCGCCTTCACGGCGCTGTTCGACCCGGAGCTGGTGGACAAGCGCGACTGCCTCATCGGGCCGTACAACCCCAGCGACTCCTTCACGGGCGGCACCCGCGTGGGCGTGTACCTGGACACGGAGGAGCCCGAGCACGAGCGCACCAAGGCCTTCGCCATGGACCTCCTCCGCCGCAGCTCCCGCGTGTGGGCGCCCGAGTTCCTCGAGGGCGTCGACGGCATGCTCGCCGCCATCGAGTCCGACCTCGCCGCCGGCAAGGAGGGCGGCGCCAGCTTCCTGGTCCCGCTGCAGAAGTGCATCTTCCGGTTCCTCTGCAAGGCGGTGGCCAGCGCCgacccggccgccgaggatctggtGGACCGGTACGGGCTCTTCATCCTGGACGTCTGGCTAGGGCTGCAGCTGGTGCCGACGCAGAAGATCGGCGCCATCCCgcagccgctggaggagctgctcctccactccttccccttcccctccatcctcgtcaagccGGGGTACGACCTGCTGTACCGCTTCGTGGCGAAGCACGGCGCCGCGTCGGTGGCCGTCGGCGTCAAGGACCACGGCATGACCGACAAGGACGCCATCAACAACATCCTCTTCCTGCTCGGCTTCAACGCCTTCGGGGGCTTCTCGGTCTTCCTCCCCTTCCTCATCCTCCAGGTCGGCAAGGACGCCGCGCTCCGCGCCAGGCTCCGCGACGAGGTCCGCGCCGCTCTCGAGCAGCACAACGGCCAGGTCGGGTTCGCGTCGGTGCGCGGGATGCCGCTGGTGCGCTCCACGGTGTACGAGGTGCTCCGGATGAACCCGCCCGTGCCGCTGCAGTTCGGGCGCGCGCGCCGGGACTTCGTGCTGCGCTCCCACGGCGGGGAGGGCTTCTCCGTCGCCGCCGGGGAGATGCTGTGCGGGTACCAGCCGCTGGCGATGCGGGACCCGGCGGTGTTCGACCGGCCGGAGGAGTTCGTGGCGGACAGGTTCGTCGGGGCGGAGGGCGAGGCGCTGCTGCGGTACGTGTACTGGTCCAACGGGCCCGAGACCGGGGAGCcgacggcggggaacaagcagtgcGCCGCCAAGGACGTGGTCGTGGCCACCGCCTGCATGCTCGTCGCCGAGCTCTTCCGCCGCTACGACGACTTCGAGTGCGACGGCACCGCCTTCACAAAGCTCCAGAAGCGGCAGCCCAGCTGA